The sequence CGAGCCACGGTTCCAGCACCTTGCGGTCCTTGGTGGGCACCACGTCGCGTACGGGCAGGCCGTCGGGGCCGTTCCGGCGCACCACGGAGGAGCGGCCGATGGACACCTGGGCCAGTTCGGTGGCCATGGGGTGCTCGGTGCGGTAGGTCCAGGTGGTGCCCGCGGCGCGGCGGGTCTGTCCTACGGGGAGACCGTTGGCGACGGCCGTGTAGCCGTCGGGGGCGGTGACCCGGATGGTGAACATCGCCTTGTCCGAGGGGTGGTCGTTGCCGGGGAAGACGCGGTGTCCGGCGTCGGCCTGGTTGGCCATCGCGAGCCCGTCCTTGGTGGGCACCCAGCCGCTCTGCTGGTCCTTCGTGGAGACCGGGTTGCTGTCGTGGCGCACGGTGATCCGCACCGGGATGCCCGGCGGCAGGGATTCGTCGGGTGTGACGACCAGGTCCTCGCCGGCGCTCCGGAACTCCGCGGGCTCACCGTCCACCTCGACGGATCGCACCGTTCCGTGCGAGTAGTCAAGATTGATCTGCTCCAGCCAGTCCGTCGTGCGGGCGTCGATGACGGTGACGGCCGGCAGGGGCTCGGTGTTGCTGCCGGAATAGGTGAAGGCCAGGTCGTACGCCGTGACGTCGTACCCGGGGTTGCCCAGGTGGGGGAAGAGGCGGTCGCCGATACCGAGCGGTGAGGGGGCGGGGGCGCTCGCGGCGATGAGGCAGACGGACGCGGCGGAGGCGATGAGTGCGGTCCTGAGCCGTCGTCGCCGGGAGGCGTCGGGGCCGGGGGGCCCGGTGTGGGGGGTTGCGGGGGGCGTTGTGCGGGTGCGCAGCATGGACCACGGCTATCAGCGCGTGGGGGGTCGGCGGTGCCGACTCGCATGGGGGCCACTCGGACGGCCCCTTCGTGTGACTATTTGGGGCCACCAGTCCCCTGGCCGGGGGCGGTTGGTTGTCGGGTGCGGGTTCGTCGTGGCTGGTCGCGCCGTTCCCCGCGCCCCT is a genomic window of Streptomyces sp. NBC_00414 containing:
- a CDS encoding M1 family metallopeptidase, with protein sequence MLRTRTTPPATPHTGPPGPDASRRRRLRTALIASAASVCLIAASAPAPSPLGIGDRLFPHLGNPGYDVTAYDLAFTYSGSNTEPLPAVTVIDARTTDWLEQINLDYSHGTVRSVEVDGEPAEFRSAGEDLVVTPDESLPPGIPVRITVRHDSNPVSTKDQQSGWVPTKDGLAMANQADAGHRVFPGNDHPSDKAMFTIRVTAPDGYTAVANGLPVGQTRRAAGTTWTYRTEHPMATELAQVSIGRSSVVRRNGPDGLPVRDVVPTKDRKVLEPWLAKTPDQIAWMQEKVGDYPFETYGLLIAEARTGFELETQTLSLFERELFTRSEYPKWYVESIMVHELAHQWFGDSVSPRTWSDLWLNEGHATWYEALHAEEKADRPMEARMKAAYRSSDTWRRAGGPPAAPKAAEPGEKLSIFRPNVYDGSALVLYALREEIGRPAFERLERAWVSTHHDGVADTADFERLATGIAGRDLSGFFKEWLYAEKTPPMPGHPDWRSSAPAGKSAKRAR